In Saccharicrinis fermentans DSM 9555 = JCM 21142, a genomic segment contains:
- a CDS encoding EF-hand domain-containing protein translates to MTQRFVFTILCFIGLPIWLQSQTIQQKNTRLNRNVPEEGVLDSGPIPTMHAYTADGTPISVTELCKGKYTVLAAGCLTCPLFHQNYPEIEAAYVDYAHKDVQFFYFYKSLRHPEMNGYVQAQNIKERLLQLTEARKKLKTKVPWIADTMDDDIRIGLRSGSWSVFLISPEGEVLYGSGRIDAKGLRSALTKAVGPPVHTTQASELNLPHIGRAPQLTNIDSELRVARPDGLTILNTTPSIAEDTYYVKLRAEANDSLLKTGNGRLFLGFYPDPIHDVHWNNLAPPMQYTLSLPEGVSASPATATAQKGPGDSDTQPRQFWVDISSSKPFDSLELTMNYYACTSDKCFPLSQQYTIKIENQNRGARTFGMNKGQSAHKSNPSKTASRRMINMDTSKDGFVSFDEFYNKIKKRQGKTPTREKAQQRFEKIDTNKDGLISLEELKRSMKSTHIQNP, encoded by the coding sequence ATGACTCAACGCTTCGTCTTCACCATTCTTTGCTTTATTGGTTTACCAATATGGCTTCAATCACAAACCATACAACAAAAAAACACCAGACTCAACAGAAATGTCCCGGAAGAAGGGGTACTGGATAGCGGACCCATTCCAACCATGCATGCCTATACCGCAGACGGCACACCTATCAGTGTTACTGAACTGTGCAAAGGAAAATATACCGTACTTGCAGCAGGATGTTTAACCTGTCCATTATTTCATCAGAACTACCCTGAAATTGAAGCAGCCTATGTGGATTATGCCCATAAAGATGTTCAGTTTTTTTATTTTTACAAATCTCTACGCCATCCTGAAATGAATGGCTATGTACAGGCTCAAAATATAAAAGAACGCTTACTTCAATTAACCGAAGCTCGCAAGAAGTTAAAAACGAAGGTTCCTTGGATTGCTGATACGATGGATGATGATATTCGCATTGGTTTGCGATCTGGTTCCTGGTCTGTCTTCCTAATATCCCCAGAAGGAGAAGTACTCTACGGTTCGGGTCGCATCGACGCAAAAGGTTTACGCAGTGCATTAACGAAAGCCGTTGGTCCACCAGTTCATACAACCCAAGCCAGTGAACTAAATCTACCACACATAGGTAGAGCTCCACAACTTACAAATATAGATTCGGAACTAAGAGTCGCACGTCCCGATGGACTCACCATACTAAACACTACACCCTCCATAGCTGAAGACACCTACTATGTCAAGCTACGTGCAGAAGCCAACGATTCCTTGCTTAAAACTGGCAATGGACGACTTTTTCTTGGATTCTACCCCGACCCCATCCATGATGTTCACTGGAATAACCTGGCTCCGCCCATGCAGTACACGCTCTCACTGCCAGAAGGAGTCAGTGCTTCACCTGCAACAGCAACAGCACAAAAAGGTCCTGGAGATAGCGATACACAACCACGTCAATTCTGGGTAGATATATCATCCAGCAAGCCCTTTGATTCATTGGAATTAACCATGAATTACTACGCCTGCACTTCAGATAAATGTTTCCCGCTATCACAACAGTATACGATAAAAATAGAAAATCAAAATCGTGGCGCCAGAACCTTTGGAATGAACAAAGGACAGTCGGCCCACAAATCCAATCCTTCAAAAACAGCAAGTAGACGCATGATCAACATGGATACCTCCAAGGATGGCTTTGTTTCCTTCGATGAATTCTACAATAAGATAAAGAAAAGACAAGGTAAAACGCCAACCAGAGAAAAAGCACAACAACGCTTTGAGAAAATAGATACCAACAAAGATGGTCTTATCTCATTAGAAGAACTAAAACGATCCATGAAATCGACTCACATACAAAACCCATGA
- a CDS encoding LytR/AlgR family response regulator transcription factor, whose protein sequence is MIKCIAIDDEPLAIQQIEAYIKETSFLDLQGSFRNALDALDFLNSHHVDLIFVDIQMPKLNGLDLVKALHQQPQIIFTTAYSDYAIDGFKLDALDYLLKPLDYPSFLKASNKALNYFKLTEHQREALSSDPHHIFIKSEYKLIRIELDNILYVEGNRGYLRFFLAQGKPIMTLLSMKKIEEKLPSNQFIRVHRSYLVNLKKITMIERSKIIFDKVRIPVSEQYKEKLQAYIDDNFIL, encoded by the coding sequence ATGATTAAATGTATAGCCATTGATGACGAACCGTTGGCCATCCAACAGATTGAAGCCTATATTAAAGAGACATCTTTTCTAGACTTACAGGGATCCTTCAGGAATGCTTTGGATGCACTGGACTTCCTTAACAGTCACCATGTAGATTTAATATTTGTAGATATTCAGATGCCTAAATTAAACGGATTAGACCTGGTTAAAGCATTACACCAGCAACCTCAAATAATATTCACCACCGCCTACAGTGACTATGCCATTGACGGCTTTAAACTGGATGCTTTAGATTATTTATTAAAACCACTGGACTACCCATCATTCTTAAAAGCATCCAACAAAGCACTGAATTACTTTAAGCTAACCGAACACCAAAGAGAAGCACTAAGTTCTGATCCCCATCATATCTTCATCAAATCGGAGTATAAACTTATAAGAATTGAATTAGATAACATACTTTACGTAGAGGGCAACAGAGGGTATTTACGTTTTTTCCTAGCCCAGGGAAAACCCATTATGACGTTGTTAAGCATGAAAAAAATTGAAGAAAAGCTACCTTCCAATCAGTTCATTCGTGTGCACCGATCCTATTTGGTTAACCTAAAAAAAATAACCATGATCGAACGTTCTAAAATCATTTTTGACAAGGTACGCATACCTGTCAGCGAGCAATATAAAGAAAAACTACAAGCTTACATCGACGACAATTTCATTCTCTAA
- a CDS encoding sensor histidine kinase produces MNKYKGENIAYLIIWCIVIALPVYTLQGARDFSHTKVYMEWIRLIPFLLIFMVNNSILVPHFLLKKQNLRYLSLVFVLVIIVTTASPYLKYIQHMVFESFDQIQRINPRRISGRSLEYKMATNVLISFLVIGFNNTIKLLILREKEEKLREQKDKTHLQTELSFLRNQISPHFFMNTLNNIHALISFDTGQAQKSIIQLSTLMRHLLNDSQAGTSTIKDEFAFIRSYIHLMRIRYYDNVHINLHLEVEQSNKTIPSLLFTSLVENAFKYGIDDTKESFVTVSAHIKDNELLFEIANSKHESLENKREKTGLGLINLEKQLVLLYGTNYSLAIEDREKTYCVNLKIPLNND; encoded by the coding sequence ATGAACAAATACAAGGGAGAAAATATAGCATATTTAATTATCTGGTGCATTGTAATAGCCTTACCAGTTTACACCTTGCAAGGCGCACGAGATTTTAGCCATACAAAAGTATATATGGAATGGATTCGACTCATTCCCTTCCTACTTATTTTCATGGTCAATAACAGCATTCTTGTTCCTCATTTCTTACTGAAAAAACAAAACCTACGCTATCTCTCCTTGGTGTTTGTATTAGTAATCATCGTTACAACAGCAAGCCCTTATTTAAAATATATTCAGCACATGGTGTTTGAATCTTTTGACCAAATACAACGAATCAATCCTCGTAGAATATCAGGTAGATCTCTCGAATACAAAATGGCCACCAACGTATTGATTTCATTTTTAGTCATTGGATTCAACAACACCATCAAACTACTCATACTCAGAGAAAAAGAAGAGAAGCTACGTGAACAAAAAGACAAAACACATTTACAAACAGAACTTTCTTTTTTAAGGAATCAAATTAGTCCTCACTTTTTCATGAATACCTTAAATAATATTCATGCATTAATCAGCTTTGATACAGGCCAGGCTCAAAAGTCAATCATACAGCTATCCACACTGATGCGACATCTATTAAACGACTCTCAAGCAGGGACATCTACCATCAAAGACGAGTTTGCATTTATACGTTCATATATCCATCTGATGCGTATACGCTATTACGATAATGTTCACATCAATCTCCATTTAGAAGTGGAGCAAAGTAATAAAACAATACCTTCATTACTCTTTACCTCACTGGTAGAAAATGCCTTTAAATATGGCATCGATGATACCAAGGAGTCCTTCGTAACAGTATCAGCCCATATTAAAGATAACGAGCTATTGTTTGAGATTGCCAATAGCAAACACGAGTCCTTAGAAAATAAAAGAGAAAAAACTGGATTAGGGCTTATTAATCTGGAAAAACAATTGGTACTGCTATATGGCACAAACTACAGCTTAGCCATTGAAGATAGAGAAAAAACTTACTGTGTTAACCTTAAAATCCCTTTGAACAATGATTAA
- a CDS encoding Lcl C-terminal domain-containing protein, whose product MKKLFILPLVISLGMVNTYAQTTPSAGQYKIVDTDQQKCYDNQREVTPPEPGKAFYGQDAQFNGNQPSYTDNGDGTITDNVTGLMWQKGFEAMTYEQALTKVKSFNLANHTDWRIPSIKEAYSLMLYSGVDASSRQMNQVPPSAKPFVNTDYFDFEYGANGDRIIDTQMMSSTIYKGKTMGNNTTVFGVNLADGRIKGYPVSTPRGDKKHTVRFVRGNSHYGINNFEDNGDGTISDLSTQLMWQQTDSKKGMNWEEALAWVSERNKENYLGYNDWRLPNAKELHSILDYSNAPQYNHQAAIHPLFKITKIKDEAQNDNYPFFWSSTTLAGQRGGQQAIYICFGEALGFMKNRRSNTTELMDVHGAGAQRSDPKVGDPDDYPQGHGPQGDVIRIYNYVRMVRNL is encoded by the coding sequence ATGAAAAAGTTATTCATACTACCCCTCGTCATTAGCCTAGGTATGGTAAACACATACGCACAGACAACACCCTCGGCGGGTCAATATAAAATAGTTGACACCGATCAACAAAAATGCTACGATAACCAAAGAGAAGTTACACCACCAGAACCCGGGAAGGCCTTTTACGGACAAGATGCACAATTCAACGGTAATCAACCGTCCTATACCGACAATGGAGATGGAACCATTACAGATAATGTAACAGGACTAATGTGGCAAAAGGGGTTCGAAGCCATGACTTATGAGCAGGCATTGACAAAAGTAAAATCATTTAATTTGGCCAACCATACCGACTGGCGTATTCCAAGCATAAAAGAGGCCTATTCATTAATGCTTTATAGTGGTGTTGACGCCAGCAGCCGCCAAATGAATCAGGTACCACCAAGCGCTAAGCCCTTTGTAAACACCGACTATTTCGATTTTGAATATGGAGCCAACGGCGATCGTATTATCGATACACAGATGATGTCATCCACCATCTACAAAGGAAAGACGATGGGTAATAACACCACCGTTTTTGGCGTTAACCTAGCCGACGGTCGCATAAAAGGATATCCGGTAAGCACACCACGCGGCGACAAAAAACACACGGTCAGATTTGTTCGAGGCAATTCGCATTACGGGATAAATAATTTCGAGGACAATGGCGATGGTACCATCTCCGATTTATCAACTCAACTAATGTGGCAACAGACCGACAGTAAAAAAGGCATGAACTGGGAGGAAGCATTGGCTTGGGTTTCAGAAAGAAACAAAGAAAACTACTTAGGCTACAACGACTGGAGACTACCCAATGCCAAGGAGTTACATAGTATACTAGATTATTCCAACGCTCCTCAGTATAACCACCAAGCCGCCATTCATCCCTTATTTAAAATAACCAAGATCAAGGACGAGGCTCAAAACGACAATTATCCATTTTTCTGGTCCTCAACAACGTTGGCAGGACAAAGAGGAGGACAACAGGCTATCTATATTTGCTTTGGAGAAGCATTGGGCTTCATGAAGAACCGCCGTTCAAATACGACTGAACTAATGGACGTACATGGAGCCGGAGCCCAACGTAGCGATCCCAAAGTTGGAGACCCCGATGATTATCCACAAGGACATGGCCCCCAGGGCGACGTAATACGCATTTACAATTATGTACGAATGGTTCGTAACTTATAA
- a CDS encoding MBL fold metallo-hydrolase: protein MKYLITFLSTILIVCHLNAQELPKAKIVHKDKPAEISYPTGKIDHTKFSVTIIGSGNPQYNSHRSSPSALVQYNGTKFLVDMGNGTREQLEKLGYTRRNSPDALFLTHHHMDHNEEFIPMVHQKLMMPGEFLVAGPAPIKKMTDYVTEFYREDLQYRMKNKGQTFNEDKTNAIIKELQGDNSFSYKDVNISTTEVPHSIYTLSYRFDANGKSIVISGDLTYTPHLAKLAKGADILVLDCQVIRKGAKSKRPTNASRNKKGNSAHASIEEGARMAAEAGVKTLVITHLSNVNIDEVATKAKIAEQFKGTVILAQDFLTITCDGKVFMLQ from the coding sequence ATGAAATACCTAATAACTTTTTTAAGCACCATTTTAATCGTGTGTCATTTAAACGCACAAGAACTACCAAAGGCAAAAATAGTCCACAAAGACAAGCCCGCAGAAATATCCTATCCCACAGGAAAAATAGACCATACTAAATTTAGTGTCACCATCATCGGATCGGGCAATCCACAATATAACAGTCACCGTTCCAGTCCTTCAGCACTGGTTCAGTACAATGGAACAAAATTTCTGGTAGACATGGGAAATGGAACCCGTGAACAACTGGAGAAACTGGGATATACGAGACGCAACAGTCCTGATGCACTTTTTCTCACCCATCACCACATGGATCATAACGAGGAGTTCATACCTATGGTTCACCAAAAGTTGATGATGCCAGGAGAGTTCTTAGTAGCCGGGCCTGCTCCCATAAAAAAAATGACCGATTACGTCACTGAGTTTTATCGAGAAGACCTTCAATACCGAATGAAGAACAAAGGTCAAACATTCAACGAAGATAAAACCAACGCAATAATAAAGGAGTTACAAGGTGACAATTCGTTCAGCTATAAGGATGTAAACATCTCCACCACAGAAGTACCACATTCCATTTACACCCTTTCCTACCGCTTTGACGCCAATGGCAAATCCATTGTTATCTCAGGAGATCTTACCTACACCCCTCACTTAGCCAAGCTAGCAAAGGGTGCAGATATACTAGTTCTAGACTGTCAGGTAATTCGCAAGGGGGCCAAATCGAAGAGACCAACAAACGCTTCTCGAAACAAAAAAGGAAACAGTGCACATGCTAGCATTGAAGAAGGTGCCCGTATGGCGGCAGAAGCAGGGGTCAAAACTCTTGTCATCACCCACCTTTCCAATGTAAATATTGATGAGGTAGCCACCAAAGCAAAAATAGCAGAACAGTTTAAAGGAACTGTCATTCTGGCCCAAGACTTCTTAACCATCACATGTGATGGAAAAGTATTTATGCTTCAATAA
- a CDS encoding ATP-binding cassette domain-containing protein — protein sequence MDPEIILHKPLKEIVIDNPIFTDFFHSFHIDAQEESKSFIELMDQMNEAFWEERACSRQELTTLFIEFINGICAADSQTKIENLDVLAGVNKLKEPEKCSLHLQTGEITCIVGPTGSGKSRLLADIEWLAQMDTPTQRKVLINGREANDDTAALFGGKLIAQITQNMNFVLDMDVENFLMLHAQSRFLPNAEQMVKEVISLANELSGEPFEKNTAVTFLSGGQSRALMIADVACIGQAPIVLIDEIENAGVNKKKALNLLVNKDKIVLMATHDPLLILLADKRVVIKNGGMEKVIKTNSLEKAYYKELEALDSTLQKTKDFFRVGNELQSGKEL from the coding sequence ATGGATCCGGAAATAATATTACACAAACCTTTAAAAGAAATTGTAATCGACAACCCCATTTTTACAGATTTCTTCCACTCTTTTCATATAGATGCTCAAGAGGAAAGCAAATCATTTATTGAACTAATGGATCAAATGAACGAAGCATTTTGGGAAGAAAGAGCTTGTTCACGCCAAGAACTAACTACGCTTTTTATAGAATTTATAAATGGAATATGCGCAGCTGACAGCCAAACAAAAATAGAAAACCTGGATGTTCTGGCTGGCGTAAACAAGTTGAAAGAGCCTGAAAAATGTAGTCTCCATCTGCAAACCGGAGAAATTACTTGTATTGTAGGCCCTACAGGATCCGGCAAAAGTCGTTTACTGGCAGATATCGAATGGTTAGCTCAAATGGACACGCCTACCCAGCGAAAAGTTTTAATCAACGGTCGGGAGGCCAACGATGACACTGCCGCTCTCTTTGGCGGGAAATTGATCGCTCAAATAACACAAAACATGAACTTTGTACTCGACATGGATGTGGAAAACTTTTTGATGCTACATGCCCAAAGTCGTTTCTTACCCAATGCTGAACAAATGGTAAAAGAAGTCATCTCCTTAGCCAACGAACTATCTGGTGAACCTTTCGAAAAAAACACGGCGGTTACCTTTTTAAGTGGCGGACAATCCAGGGCTTTAATGATCGCTGACGTAGCCTGCATTGGACAAGCGCCCATTGTGCTAATTGACGAAATTGAAAATGCCGGCGTAAATAAAAAAAAGGCACTCAATCTATTGGTAAACAAAGATAAAATTGTACTTATGGCTACTCATGACCCTTTACTTATATTATTGGCTGACAAACGTGTAGTCATAAAAAATGGAGGCATGGAAAAAGTGATCAAGACCAACAGCCTTGAAAAAGCTTATTATAAAGAGTTAGAGGCCCTCGACAGTACTTTACAGAAAACCAAAGACTTCTTTAGGGTTGGTAATGAATTACAAAGCGGCAAGGAACTATGA
- a CDS encoding GTP-binding protein yields the protein MKTKLITIAGPPSSGKTSVIIKMIESQPGFKNHCGVIKFDCISSLDEEQYQRNGITAKTGLAGNLCPDHYFISNIDACFSWAKQNKFSTLITESAGLCNRCAPHLKEVLAICVLDNLSGINTPLKTGPMVKMADIVVVTKSDLVSQAEREVFRFKIQQVNSKCKVLFINGITGQGADRLATLTSSAKGFENTDNLKLRFSMPTALCSYCLGETRVDQDFQIGINRKIKL from the coding sequence ATGAAAACAAAACTAATAACCATAGCAGGACCACCGTCCTCGGGTAAAACATCGGTAATTATAAAGATGATCGAAAGTCAACCGGGCTTCAAAAACCATTGTGGTGTGATTAAGTTCGACTGCATCAGTTCTCTTGACGAAGAACAATACCAAAGAAATGGCATTACAGCTAAAACGGGCCTCGCAGGTAATTTATGCCCTGACCATTACTTTATATCTAATATCGATGCTTGCTTTTCGTGGGCAAAACAAAACAAGTTCTCTACCCTCATCACAGAGAGTGCAGGTTTATGTAACCGCTGCGCTCCTCATCTAAAAGAAGTGCTCGCTATCTGCGTGCTGGATAACCTAAGTGGCATTAATACTCCCTTAAAAACAGGCCCCATGGTTAAGATGGCAGATATTGTAGTAGTTACCAAAAGCGACCTAGTTTCTCAAGCCGAGCGTGAGGTGTTCCGCTTCAAAATTCAGCAAGTTAACTCAAAATGCAAAGTACTATTTATAAATGGCATCACAGGACAAGGAGCCGACAGATTAGCTACGCTCACCTCATCAGCCAAGGGATTTGAAAACACCGATAACTTAAAGCTACGTTTCTCCATGCCTACTGCATTGTGCTCATATTGTTTAGGCGAAACCCGTGTGGACCAAGATTTTCAAATAGGAATCAACCGAAAAATTAAACTATAA
- a CDS encoding ABC transporter substrate-binding protein yields the protein MITGSENLLQIAEMNKAFIAVFEKHGLGNYFKQENLNRIGRFTRLNTLLKTNHLDAESFIETLNQLQNETLQNAETHMTRQENLHFSAMLPCGLRNPFKEFTEKFIQNNPNSFTNFNYLIEGNVNHELSYYPLLDNIHNSDELPDIIMASDINNFFHEPFMKRFIHTGIFESYQANALNKYLEQVQYADPHQHFTMYTANMLVIVVDMERLGHRKAPTTWSDLLDPSFKNDIIMRGEDDFFCNAVMLPFYKDAGMDSIKTLAQNIKSGLHPAQMVKLANQPNTQGAAVYIMPWFFSQRINNKHIKIVWPNDGAIASPVFLLVKKDKINQHQHFLNFLLSQETGEMLENRFFPSTHPKVPNSSFPKMIKWLGWDFIYKYDIGKLKEDIRTEFMKEWDKK from the coding sequence ATGATAACAGGTAGCGAAAATTTATTACAAATAGCAGAAATGAACAAGGCGTTTATTGCTGTATTTGAAAAGCACGGATTGGGTAATTACTTTAAACAAGAAAATTTAAACCGAATAGGTCGTTTTACCCGACTCAACACCCTATTAAAAACAAATCACCTAGATGCGGAATCATTTATCGAAACCTTAAATCAATTACAAAATGAAACCCTTCAAAATGCAGAAACCCACATGACCCGCCAAGAAAACTTACACTTTTCGGCCATGCTGCCATGTGGTTTACGCAATCCATTCAAAGAATTTACTGAAAAATTTATTCAAAACAACCCTAACTCTTTTACGAATTTTAATTATTTAATAGAGGGCAATGTAAACCATGAATTATCCTACTACCCTCTTCTTGACAATATACACAACTCCGACGAATTACCCGACATCATCATGGCTTCTGATATAAATAATTTTTTCCACGAACCCTTTATGAAACGATTTATTCATACTGGTATTTTCGAAAGCTACCAAGCCAATGCCTTAAATAAGTATTTAGAACAGGTACAATATGCCGACCCCCATCAACATTTTACCATGTACACTGCCAATATGCTGGTAATAGTTGTCGATATGGAAAGATTGGGGCATCGAAAAGCACCTACAACATGGAGCGACCTACTAGATCCTTCCTTTAAAAACGATATCATCATGCGTGGCGAAGATGACTTTTTTTGCAATGCAGTAATGCTACCTTTTTACAAAGATGCTGGAATGGATTCAATTAAAACACTGGCTCAAAATATTAAAAGTGGTTTGCACCCTGCCCAAATGGTAAAGCTGGCTAATCAACCCAATACACAAGGAGCCGCTGTTTATATCATGCCTTGGTTTTTCTCTCAGCGCATCAATAACAAACATATAAAAATTGTTTGGCCCAACGACGGAGCCATTGCTAGTCCCGTATTCTTATTGGTAAAAAAGGATAAGATAAATCAACACCAGCATTTTCTGAATTTTCTTTTAAGCCAAGAGACTGGAGAAATGCTCGAAAACCGTTTCTTTCCAAGCACGCATCCCAAGGTACCCAATAGTAGTTTCCCTAAAATGATTAAATGGCTCGGCTGGGATTTCATCTACAAATACGATATAGGAAAACTTAAAGAAGATATTAGAACCGAATTCATGAAAGAGTGGGACAAAAAATAA
- a CDS encoding ABC transporter ATP-binding protein yields MIEMNNLQCGYGKKRILFQINATIQQGEITCILGKNGVGKTTLFKTILGLVPPQKGSLNLEGKNIRTYSQHELAKEISYVPQAHGSPFSFTVFDVVLMGHLTHTKGFFGQPTKKAKQVAIQCMAFLGLEELSHQTFSKLSGGQKQMVLIARALAQQPKYIAMDEPTSNLDMGNSIKVMNMAKRLRDKGYGIIMNTHSPEQAINYANHVILLKDGRIAATGKPEEIIDSQIISDIYNANIELVEAKSSHGHTCKVCISS; encoded by the coding sequence ATGATAGAGATGAACAACCTACAATGTGGCTATGGGAAAAAACGAATTCTTTTTCAAATTAACGCCACCATTCAACAAGGCGAAATCACATGCATATTAGGCAAAAATGGCGTTGGAAAAACAACACTCTTTAAAACCATACTGGGACTAGTTCCTCCGCAAAAAGGAAGCTTAAATCTGGAAGGGAAAAATATACGCACGTATTCCCAACATGAATTGGCCAAAGAAATCAGCTATGTTCCCCAAGCTCATGGTTCTCCTTTCTCATTTACTGTCTTTGACGTAGTATTGATGGGGCATTTAACCCATACGAAAGGTTTTTTTGGACAACCCACAAAAAAAGCAAAGCAAGTGGCTATACAATGTATGGCATTTTTAGGCCTAGAAGAACTAAGTCACCAGACTTTTTCTAAGTTAAGCGGAGGTCAAAAACAAATGGTATTGATTGCAAGGGCACTGGCACAACAACCCAAATATATAGCGATGGATGAGCCTACCTCTAATTTAGATATGGGCAATAGCATCAAAGTGATGAATATGGCAAAGAGGCTCAGAGACAAAGGTTATGGCATCATAATGAATACCCATTCTCCAGAACAAGCCATCAACTATGCCAACCATGTCATATTACTCAAAGATGGTCGTATCGCTGCCACAGGAAAGCCCGAGGAAATCATAGACAGCCAAATCATATCAGACATATACAATGCTAATATAGAACTGGTGGAGGCCAAAAGTTCACATGGCCATACATGCAAAGTGTGCATTTCAAGCTAA
- a CDS encoding FecCD family ABC transporter permease has product MKRAPSSLLFIILILLNIAIAAVSLTLGRYSFSGNESIAQLSTIYIDIRLPRILAAFLVGGTLSLTGAAYQGMFRNPMVSPSILGVSAGAGFGAALAILLALGSLATQSFSFIFGIIAVVAVYMISLSTGKKHDKCLTLILSGMIVATVFTALISILKYIADPYDTLPSIVYWLMGGLTDIEMGDLKYIAMISIPGLITLTLSGWKLDVLSFGDEEAKSIGVHVDRLRLLVISVATLMTASAVSISGIIGWIGLLIPHIARLLIGPKNSVLLPASFLIGSSFLMIVDDFSRSISSMEIPLGITTSLIGAPFFIIILMKTSKR; this is encoded by the coding sequence ATGAAACGAGCGCCTTCATCACTACTATTTATCATACTGATATTATTGAACATTGCCATCGCAGCAGTCTCATTAACTTTAGGACGGTATTCCTTTTCAGGTAACGAATCAATAGCACAGTTAAGCACCATTTATATCGATATTCGTCTACCCAGAATACTGGCGGCTTTCTTGGTAGGAGGCACACTCTCTTTAACAGGAGCTGCTTACCAAGGCATGTTTCGGAACCCCATGGTATCGCCTTCTATACTTGGCGTATCAGCAGGAGCAGGATTTGGAGCTGCCTTGGCAATACTGCTAGCTTTAGGTAGTCTGGCAACACAATCCTTTTCATTTATTTTTGGAATCATAGCAGTTGTGGCCGTATATATGATCAGTCTGTCTACTGGCAAAAAGCACGACAAATGTCTTACCCTTATTCTTTCCGGAATGATTGTCGCCACCGTATTTACTGCACTTATTTCGATACTAAAATACATCGCTGATCCATATGACACCCTCCCATCCATCGTATATTGGTTAATGGGCGGATTAACCGACATCGAAATGGGAGACCTCAAATACATCGCCATGATATCCATTCCGGGATTAATCACCCTAACCCTTTCTGGATGGAAACTAGACGTATTATCCTTTGGGGACGAAGAGGCTAAAAGCATAGGTGTACATGTAGATCGGCTTCGCCTTTTGGTGATTTCTGTCGCCACGCTAATGACTGCTTCAGCGGTCAGTATCAGTGGCATTATTGGATGGATAGGATTATTAATCCCCCATATAGCACGTTTGCTCATCGGACCTAAAAATAGTGTACTCTTGCCTGCCTCCTTCCTTATTGGTAGTTCATTTTTAATGATTGTGGATGATTTTTCACGTAGTATATCATCCATGGAAATACCTTTAGGTATTACCACTTCGCTCATTGGAGCACCCTTTTTTATAATTATACTCATGAAAACAAGTAAAAGATAA